Genomic DNA from Candidatus Dormiibacterota bacterium:
TGCGGTGGTACGTCGAGAACCCCGACTGGTGGCGGCCGCTGAAGTCGGGCGAGTTCTGGGACTTCTACCGGCGCAACTACCACCCCGCCGCCCCGGCGCGCTGATGCGCATCGCGATCACCGGGGCGGGTGGGCAGCTCGGCCGCGAGCTGATCGAGGTCGTCACCGCCACCGGGCACGAGGCGGTGGCGCTGGAGCGGCGCCGCTGCGACGTCGCCGAGCCGGGCGCGGCGCGGCGGCTGGTCGAGGAGGTCCGCCCCGACGCGGTGGTGAACTGCGCCGCCTGGACCGACGTCGACGGCGCCGAGTCGTCCCCCGACGCCGCCTACCGGGTCAACGCGATCGGGCCCCGCCTGCTCGCCGCCGCCTGCCGGGCCGCGGGGGTGCGCCTCTGCCACATCAGCACCGACTTCGTCTTCGACGGCGAGGGGAGGGCGCCGCTCGACGAGTGGGCCCCGACCCGCCCCCTCTCCGTCTACGGGGCGAGCAAGCTCGCCGGCGAGGAGGAGGTGCGGGCGCTCTGCGACCAGCACCAGATCGTGCGCACCGCGTGGCTCTTCGGCAGCGACGGCCCCAACTTCGTGCTCACCATGCTGCGCCTGGGCGGCTCGCGTCCGGAGCTGCGGGTGGTGGCCGACCAGCACGGCTCACCCACCTGGACGGGACACCTCGCCCCGGCGCTGCTCCGCCTGCTGGAGCTCGGCGTCCCCGGCACCTACCACCTCACCGGCGCCGGTGAGGCGAGCCGCCACGAGCTCGCGGCGGCGGTGGTCGAGGAGGCCGGCCTGGCCGCCGTGGTCGTGCCCGTGGGCGGTGAGGAGTTCCCCCTGCCGGCGCGGCGGCCCGCCCGCGCCGTGCTCGACAACCGCGCCTGGCGGCTGCTCGGCGAAGCCCCGCTGCCGCCCTGGCGGGAGGGGGTGCGCGCCTACCTGGCGGCACGCTGCGCCCCGGCGCCATGAGCCGGGTGCTGGTGGTCTCCAACGACCTCGTCCAGCCGCGCATGGCCGGGCCCGGCATCCGCAACCTCGAGCTCGCCCGCCAGCTCGCCGGCGCCGGTCACGAGGTCACCCTGAGCGCCCCGGGCGTCCCGGTGGTCGACGACCCTCGGCTCGCGGTGTGCGGCCACGACGAGGCCGGGCTGCGCCGGCTCGCCGCCACCCACGACGTCATCCTCTCGCAGGGCTGGGTGCTCCAGACCTTCCCCTTCCTCCGCGGCGGGCCGGCGGCGCTGGTGGTCGACCTCTACGACCCCTTCCCCCTGGAGACGCTGGTGGCGATGGCCGATGCGCCCCAGGCGGAGCGGACCGCGCTGCAGGACAGCCAGATCGAGGTGCTGGTC
This window encodes:
- the rfbD gene encoding dTDP-4-dehydrorhamnose reductase, which produces MRIAITGAGGQLGRELIEVVTATGHEAVALERRRCDVAEPGAARRLVEEVRPDAVVNCAAWTDVDGAESSPDAAYRVNAIGPRLLAAACRAAGVRLCHISTDFVFDGEGRAPLDEWAPTRPLSVYGASKLAGEEEVRALCDQHQIVRTAWLFGSDGPNFVLTMLRLGGSRPELRVVADQHGSPTWTGHLAPALLRLLELGVPGTYHLTGAGEASRHELAAAVVEEAGLAAVVVPVGGEEFPLPARRPARAVLDNRAWRLLGEAPLPPWREGVRAYLAARCAPAP
- a CDS encoding glycosyltransferase family 1 protein; the encoded protein is MSRVLVVSNDLVQPRMAGPGIRNLELARQLAGAGHEVTLSAPGVPVVDDPRLAVCGHDEAGLRRLAATHDVILSQGWVLQTFPFLRGGPAALVVDLYDPFPLETLVAMADAPQAERTALQDSQIEVLVEQIRDGDHFLCASERQRDYWLGALTALGRINPHTYDADPTLRRLLDVVPFGIPEERPRHRAAAMRGVIPGIGADDVVVLWGGGLYNWFDPLTLVRGVALAAEEVPSLRLVLHAARHPNPS